Proteins encoded within one genomic window of Triticum aestivum cultivar Chinese Spring chromosome 2D, IWGSC CS RefSeq v2.1, whole genome shotgun sequence:
- the LOC123053488 gene encoding uncharacterized protein isoform X2: MAYDMLHEISNQKDSWKVKVRIIRLWDAINLDNNELISLDMILLDEEGTMIHGKVMKHMVNKFRPLIQEGLVYMIANFKVMSAMNFRPVESEKVLNFLHTTKIQEIKGQKNIKIAEQIHRISELHPSYMSMQYPLLFPYGEDGFRPEIEYENKRGSKGKRKYVTMLEFYAYRIQQRLNQASTLQMSGRLFLQFLVDAATCIEQWRLNWYRTNQGKLRTELYRGLHDAIENGDTRTEQVGERLILPSSCNDSPRNKQQNYQDAMAICRWAGYPDLFITFTCNPKWLEIQDMLDLIPGQKPEDRPDIVARVFMLKLKELMNDIKNGKCFGQTIASKFT; this comes from the exons ATGGCATACGATATGCTCCATGAGATTAGCAATCAGAAGGATTCCTGGAAAGTCAAGGTCAGAATAATTAGGCTATGGGATGCCATTAATCTCGACAACAATGAACTTATTAGCCTTGACATGATACTACTTGATGAAGAG GGTACTATGATACATGGCAAGGTAATGAAGCATATGGTTAACAAGTTCAGACCATTGATCCAAGAAGGTTTAGTCTACATGATAGCAAATTTTAAGGTTATGTCTGCAATGAATTTCCGTCCAGTTGAAAGCGAAAAGGTTCTAAATTTCTTGCACACGACAAAAATTCAAGAGATAAAAGGTCAAAAAAATATCAAAATAGCAGAACAAATACACAGGATTTCAGAGTTGCACCCAAGCTATATGTCAATGCAGTACCCCTTGCTTTTTCCATATGGAGAAGATGGTTTCAGACCAGAAATAGAGTATGAAAATAAAAGAGGCAGCAAAGGTAAAAGAAAGTATGTAACAATGCTGGAGTTTTATGCGTATCGCATACAACAACGTCTGAACCAAGCTTCAACATTGCAAATGAGTGGACGTTTGTTCCTGCAGTTCTTAGTTGATGCAGCAACGTGCATTGAACAGTGGAGACTAAATTGGTACAGGACAAACCAAGGTAAGTTGAGGACAGAACTGTACAGAGGACTGCATGATGCAATAGAAAATGGAGATACACGAACCGAACAAGTTGGAGAAAGACTCATACTACCCTCATCATGTAATGACAGTCCAAGAAATAAGCAGCAAAACTACCAAGATGCCATGGCGATTTGTCGTTGGGCTGGCTATCCTGATCTCTTCATTACTTTTACATGCAATCCAAAATGGCTGGAAATACAAGATATGTTGGATCTGATTCCAGGCCAGAAACCTGAAGATCGTCCAGATATCGTTGCCAGAGTATTCATGTTAAAACTGAAGGAACTTATGAATGACATAAAGAACGGAAAGTGTTTTGGACAAACAATTGCAAGTAAGTTTACCTAA
- the LOC123053488 gene encoding uncharacterized protein isoform X1, whose translation MAYDMLHEISNQKDSWKVKVRIIRLWDAINLDNNELISLDMILLDEEGTMIHGKVMKHMVNKFRPLIQEGLVYMIANFKVMSAMNFRPVESEKVLNFLHTTKIQEIKGQKNIKIAEQIHRISELHPSYMSMQYPLLFPYGEDGFRPEIEYENKRGSKGKRKYVTMLEFYAYRIQQRLNQASTLQMSGRLFLQFLVDAATCIEQWRLNWYRTNQGKLRTELYRGLHDAIENGDTRTEQVGERLILPSSCNDSPRNKQQNYQDAMAICRWAGYPDLFITFTCNPKWLEIQDMLDLIPGQKPEDRPDIVARVFMLKLKELMNDIKNGKCFGQTIAIVYTIEFQKRGLPHAHILVFLHPDDKDTSPSQIDKIISAEIPDKNSDPEGYEAVQNYMIHGPCGQAHPKSPCMVDKSCAKHFPKKFCTETTIDEDNYPVYRRRDDGNTVDKNGVKLDNRFVVPYNRNLLIKYQAHINVEWCNRSRSIKYLFKYIHKGEDRTTVLIEAEDQQSETRASKLTNRDDEIKRYLDARYISGCEAAWRYFSFLFSTESLRLKGYNFT comes from the exons ATGGCATACGATATGCTCCATGAGATTAGCAATCAGAAGGATTCCTGGAAAGTCAAGGTCAGAATAATTAGGCTATGGGATGCCATTAATCTCGACAACAATGAACTTATTAGCCTTGACATGATACTACTTGATGAAGAG GGTACTATGATACATGGCAAGGTAATGAAGCATATGGTTAACAAGTTCAGACCATTGATCCAAGAAGGTTTAGTCTACATGATAGCAAATTTTAAGGTTATGTCTGCAATGAATTTCCGTCCAGTTGAAAGCGAAAAGGTTCTAAATTTCTTGCACACGACAAAAATTCAAGAGATAAAAGGTCAAAAAAATATCAAAATAGCAGAACAAATACACAGGATTTCAGAGTTGCACCCAAGCTATATGTCAATGCAGTACCCCTTGCTTTTTCCATATGGAGAAGATGGTTTCAGACCAGAAATAGAGTATGAAAATAAAAGAGGCAGCAAAGGTAAAAGAAAGTATGTAACAATGCTGGAGTTTTATGCGTATCGCATACAACAACGTCTGAACCAAGCTTCAACATTGCAAATGAGTGGACGTTTGTTCCTGCAGTTCTTAGTTGATGCAGCAACGTGCATTGAACAGTGGAGACTAAATTGGTACAGGACAAACCAAGGTAAGTTGAGGACAGAACTGTACAGAGGACTGCATGATGCAATAGAAAATGGAGATACACGAACCGAACAAGTTGGAGAAAGACTCATACTACCCTCATCATGTAATGACAGTCCAAGAAATAAGCAGCAAAACTACCAAGATGCCATGGCGATTTGTCGTTGGGCTGGCTATCCTGATCTCTTCATTACTTTTACATGCAATCCAAAATGGCTGGAAATACAAGATATGTTGGATCTGATTCCAGGCCAGAAACCTGAAGATCGTCCAGATATCGTTGCCAGAGTATTCATGTTAAAACTGAAGGAACTTATGAATGACATAAAGAACGGAAAGTGTTTTGGACAAACAATTGCAA TTGTCTACACTATAGAGTTCCAGAAAAGAGGCCTCCCGCATGCACACATACTGGTGTTTCTACACCCAGATGATAAAGATACAAGTCCTTCCCAGATCGACAAAATCATATCAGCCGAAATTCCTGATAAGAATAGTGATCCAGAAGGGTACGAAGCAGTGCAAAATTACATGATACATGGTCCATGTGGTCAAGCACACCCAAAATCACCATGCATGGTTGATAAAAGTTGTGCCAAACATTTCCCCAAGAAATTTTGCACTGAGACTACCATAGATGAAGATAACTATCCAGTATATAGAAGGCGAGATGATGGCAACACTGTGGACAAGAATGGAGTGAAGCTAGACAATAGATTTGTTGTGCCATACAATAGAAACCTACTGATCAAGTATCAAGCCCACATAAATGTTGAGTGGTGCAACAGATCAAGGTCTATAAAGTATTTATTCAAATACATCCACAAAGGAGAAGATCGAACAACCGTCTTGATAGAAGCGGAAGACCAACAAAGTGAAACAAGAGCTAGCAAATTAACAAACAGGGACGACGAAATCAAGAGGTACCTTGATGCCCGGTACATATCTGGATGTGAAGCCGCATGGCGATATTTCAGTTTCCTCTTCAGTACAGAGAGCCTGCGGTTGAAAGGTTACAATTTCACCTAG